One Argentina anserina chromosome 6, drPotAnse1.1, whole genome shotgun sequence genomic window, CTGAATTCTTAATATCGTTTAACCCTCTTGAAAAATCCACACATCTACGACATTAAAGACAAACGGAGAAACAAGATGGAAGAGGAGAGAAAGAGGTGAGAAAgtgtaaaataaaacctagGAATGAAGATAAAGAGGTAACTACGTATTTCTTAAGACTTGTCGTTTGTGAGTGTGTGTGTGACAGAATGAgagagaaaaataataattttaaatgAGGGTGTTTTAGTCATTTTAATGTACTTACATGTGTCAATTTAGCGAAATGGACTTTATTGTTGAAAATTGAGAGATTATGAACTAACTAGTTTAATTTGAAAGGCGGGAgacaaaattatttttaggAATAAAGTTTAAGAAGTAACAAATATTTTGTCCTTCAATTAACAAGTAAAGAACTTAACCATCTATTAAAcatgttactttttttttaaacccaaTCAACATGGATGAACGCATACAAAACCACACGTTATTACTTCACTTTTCTACATAATTAAGTGAAGTAATAATATGCGGTTTTGTATGCGTTCATCCATGTCGATTGGTTTCACATGATTAATGTATGTATACATAACTAGCTAAAGTCACCACAAGTAATCCTACTAGCATTACTAGCGACAACAACTCGATGACAACATCAGATTTAACGTATAAATGAGAAAGCAGCAGTATATGCCTTCGCTCATTGGAATGAGGAGCTGCGCGGTAACAATAAATGGTTCAAACTTTTTAGAGTTGCTGCCACAATATTATGCTCGGGAATCGTCATATATACCCATCCTTCAATCAGGGTCTATTTTCCAAAGCACTTGAACTTGTCCAGACACATGTGGTTAAACATTTTGTTGCCACCAAAGTAATGTTAACCACGACTACCAATTACTAGCGACATTTTGTTGCCCTTGTATTCAAATTTAGGATCTCTAAATTAGTTTAAAAGTCTAATACAGGTGTTTAGTTTATTCCTTGTTTAAAAAAAGTTAATGCATAAAGATCAACAAAAGTTTGATAATTGTAGAGTGACCTTATATTAAGATCATTAAGTTTCTTAGTTAGTGTAGGACTTGTAGAGattcatatatatgatgagATTGTGAGACATTCCAAAGGGTCGAATGATATCAAGTAAAGACACAATTATTTGTTATgacattttcttatttatttatcagACTTTTGAccttgatattttttttgagactatgccgaacctatgttcttataattaatgagtttgtatttctattgttgtgttctaatcatctttctcatacttttagataattttcagatatgtgcatatggatttagtggttggatgcaatccctaagattgtgtttgagtgctagattcatcaaccatattgacacaaatcgaatcatgccctaagtaggttcggtttgtgttgattaaaagtggtaaaaattctggaaatttgcatgtgaaaccatggtgggtgacgccacacatgaaacatgtctccaataaagatttggtgcttaaatgtaatcttgtttgatttctactctaagtgttattgaattcgattgcatgcaaatttagattaggccctaagtcaatctaaatgttaattgaaatcttacatgattagatgattccctaaggctctaattatattggtgtctaaaaagtatgtaattggtcgaattagaatgcatgataggttcgaacttgtaattatatggtgtaatggtaaatttggtttaagtttgttaaagagaagtcgatcatgtaaatagtattttaggttttattttagtagttaataatcaatttcaaaccccccccattatttgttaacactaaaagtttagagttcccttcaattccccggaaagaacgatccctgcttattctatactaacgatgatattttacagggtttattatagacgttttaataaaacgctctatcatgtTGCAGCAATGAGATACTGGTTTTCAGACTCGAAGACAGATTGTCTCATTTTGATATTGTTACCATGAGCCTGGGTGAAAGTCTCTAAAATGGGTGTAGCTTCCACAACTCCTTTCGCCACCACGAAGTCGTATCCAAGATCCGAGAGCCTCTCCTCGAGCTCCAGCCTATAACTAAATAGTAGCTTCGGTTTTGTCAATATGACATCTTCCATCCCATATTTGAACAGATTATCACAAAGAGACATGATCACATCCTCCATCCCATACCTCGGCGACTCTGTCAACAATGGGACCATGTGTTGAGCAGCTTCCTTCATCAGCACATCCGTCCTTTCTGTTTCTTGATGAAGAAAATCCAGATCGGCTCTCAATCACTTCAAGTTTGCCATTTCCATTTTAATGGAGACAAATGTCATTTCACTTATTGAGGGTTCAAGGTTCCAACTAGGAGTGCGATTGCGCGAATGAGAAGTCAAATAGGTTGGATGCATCGCTGTTTAATCTaacctttttatttttcagaaacttcttctttctttttcctttttttttaatcagaaATTCAATTTTACTTATATTTATTAGATAATATTTCCATTTGCTTGTTTCTTTCATCTCTCAAAAATCATTTTAGTGGATTATAAATTCTTTTtatcaaaaattaaaaaaaaatcctttttGGTGGGGGAAAATATGTTCAATTGACTGTGAGGTTTGAAAACGAAAACCATCGTAACTTCTTCCAAGACGTAAATTGGGACGACTTTAGTCATCTATGTCGTTAACCAACATGAATTTCATAATCGGATCTATTCATTGATTATCATATACAAAAACAATATATGAATTCAAGCGATATCTAAACATCATAAAAGTGATTCAAAAACCAAATGGAATGTTTTTGGCacaaaaccaagaaaatatcaaatattcAATTTTCCGAACTACAATGGTTGAGACCCAAATGATTTTTGGGCTTGGACCAAGCATGAATAATATTGGATATTGAGCCATTATAGTTGGTTTTGACCACTATTTTAGTTTTGTTGCTGGTCGTCAAATCCACACGTATGATATATGTTCGTCAAGGATCGAATGTCAATATAGCCATGTTTGACAATGCCCTTTGTCGTCTTCGATCCTTATGTGCAAGATTATCCTCAATTCTACATATGATTGACTTGTGTCTTGTGATTCGGATCGGCGTGGGTAGTCATACCATCGATTACTTACTTCACTATTCAGTTGCAATATGTAGTGTGTACTACACTTCGACATATCAATAATTGCAAGTTTGTTTTTCCCTTACCTTTCAGATGTAATCTTTATATCTATGTgctttttatttcattaaaGCATCTTTATGACTTTATATTCAATAAAAGGCTGACAATTTTTattctaaagaaaaaaaaatagagagatgAGAGCTAGAAATATGAAGAGCATTTAGACTCTCTCCTAATTTGTAGTAACTAGTAAGTGCCTTAAGGTGAGTGATTATCCTCGAACTTATCAAAAGATGATATGTGGTCACGTAAAAGAGTCACAATTAATTCATGCTTAATCCTCTTACCTAATTCTAGATTACCTTAAGACTGAAAGCGCTCAAATCTCATAGACTCCACAACTACCATTTTAGAACTCCTAATGAGTCTTGAGAGTCTCGTTAACTTTTTCAGAATACGTTCAGTACAACCATATAAATCGATATAGTGAATGACTCAATATATGATGTGTGATAAATTTATCCAAATACATATCtttgtttataaattaaatcaattcCTTATATGGAACAACCAAACAGATTAATACCCGAAGTACCCTTTACAATGTGTTTGGAACTTTGGATGAGAGAAAACATGAGGGAATCTAATTGAAAGTGAGGATTTTATAATGCCTAACAGTGAATTCCCTCTATTGGCATTGTTAAATAGAAAATTCTAAATTTAtgtataaaaaaacaaaggaaTTTGCTATTGAAATTCCTCAGTTGCATTCCCCACAAAATAAGTGTCATTTACAAATTTCTCTGTAGGTTCAATTATCTTTCGAAAATAaagaattttcaattttaattgtttttaatCTCAAACTTTTCTAATCTATTACACAATTCAAATCCCACATAAATATAACCAAACAATAGAATTTGCAATTAACGAAATTTTGCTTCACTCCCAGGTGCGCCTAAAGCATCTAGGTTGGTCTTATGAGTCATCTGATAACTGACACCTCATAGGTGTTATTGAACGAGGATTTAATGCATGCTAgctaagaattttttttaaggaacaACGTTTGTTCTAAGCAAATTTATTGGTTGTGTCTATTATGAAGAAATTAaagaatctcaattatttataagaaaataaaaagaaccattaatatttgattaatcgaccaatatgtaccaaataaatgaAAGTAATAAATTGTTCCAGAATTCCAAGCTAAAGAATTTGGTGTTCATGACATTAATATGATCATTATTCTCATTTCTTCTTACGAAAGTTTTTCATCGTCATTCGTTTTATTGTTAACATTAGACATGTGTCCACATATGAGAATGAAGATACAAGGTATGAATAtaacataaagaagaagataacaatcatgagatcatataggcctcatcatttagcttTCGGATTCGAAAGGCCCGCGGAGACCCGCAAGCCCAATtagcttttacccggcccggcccgcgagaaagcccgcctAAACCaaccaaagcccgcttccgtgggtagagggccgggcaGCCCGGCCAGCCAAAAgcccactaatgtatcataacctttataaatattaggtttataataaaaccatcgcattatgaagcgactatatgaaagaaacctTTTggaatcgatcaacaccatctaatgtgatcagtatatatatttagtgaccattttaaaatttcatccaattcggacctcgtttgactatcgaaatttctggtaaaccaaaaacaccactaatataccATAATGGAGGACCGATTACCAAGATGCCAATGCCGAAAGCTGTTtaaatatttgaaatcacctaatttttgtcaccaatcgtGCGTAGTCGCAATaaagaaactcatttggtaaagtcccagtcaatgaggttttattatgtcaaaacacctctttttttgttgaccgtaggtacggatggtcaaatcatgttcaaaacagacgaaatttttacagggtccctaaatatatatatcaatcacacatattggtgtcgatcgacaatattttgaaactagaatttatttgtgatttttttgaatgttttttaataattcttttattgttccaaacccttaaatacaaatattatatttttttttctaatacaagcccgcaaggcccggcccgttaaCGAGCCCTAGGATCATAGGTTGGATAAACATATTGGGttgtaggaaaaaaaattggtaaaACAAaggcaaaaagaaaataaaaaaatggtgGAGAATGAACATCTTTAAATACATTGAGAAAGTCCATAGAAAAGTTTATGAAAATCTTTGGTCTAGAGGCTAGACAATTTTTGGATTGAGGTATGTACAATTAACACTAGAAAGTCCATGAGATTCCATGAGTTTAGAATTCCAtaagtatgaatgatattttgaatacccacatacttctattcattttaaaaaaatcataattgaATACACCCAGACTTTCATAAATTCTATAATAACTTTTAAAAATCTCAATTGAATACACCTAGACTTATATAGATAATTAAAAGTATGTATTGAATACACCTGTACTTTTGAATtccatagattttttttaaaattccaCTATTTCAACACACAATACACCCCTTAGTTTGATGGATTTCAGGATGgcataatttataaaatccTACAGATTTCATAATTTTCTCATCCAAACGCACCGTTATTGATTAAAACTTTAAATATTAGACAATGGTTtgaataataaattaataaataaaaattgaaacaaataaaaacatattgGGGTGCGGGAGGAATTTTCGCCCACTACCTCTGACCACAACTCTTctatcatttttttataaatgtttataataaattaatagacaCTTAGGGCGTGTCAAGATGTTACTAAATATAGTATACAAAAACTCGAAAATACAAAACATGATGAAGGAATCCCTCTATTtatagagaaagaaaagtaGTAGAAAACGATGTAGAGTTAACTTCTTGTGAGTTGTGTCCTATTGGAGAGTCATATTGTTTCTACAAGACTTTTCGTCGACCACAACCCGTTCAGATGAAGTTTCACCTGTGGGTCCCTTCATAGTAAAACTCTTGAAGTTAAAAGTAAAATTATTACCAATTAGTCTTTATCCGTTAATATTTTCACGAGagttaattttgatcatagcTTCTCACTGTTTTTACTCTATTTTCTACaattatttcttaattttatttatatatttatttattttatacttTATAATCTCTATATTTTTTgtgaaaaattaataaaagaaAGATAAATGTGTCTGTTTGTAATTTAGTAGTCCTCTCTACTAGTTTTATAGTATTAGAAATTGGAAATAAAAGAGTGGGAATTTGAAAGACCGGTGAAAGGTAGAAGGAAAAAAGGTCTCTCTATCCGAAGGTGGGGGATTATGATCTTCCCATTTTCCCCGACCCGCttttctctcctcctcctcctccttctcccaACCCCACTTCCTCACTCTCCTCCGTCTCCTCCACGCTCCACCTCTTCACGTCTCTAGCACGCGCCCTCGCCTCCAAAACCCTAGCCCTCttgttcttctccttcttctttacCTCCATGGACGACCACAACAACCCCTTCGCCTCCTCCTCCTACTCCGCCGCCAACGACGACGACCCCACCGATGGCTGGGACTTCGACCTCCAGTCCCGCAACCGCGCACAGCGCCCCCGCCTCCTCCTCGACTACCACCTCGACGACGACGATGTCCCCGACAATGCCACCGCCGAGAAAGTCTACCTCGTCCCCTACCGGTAATGTTCCTCTATCTCCGGCGACGGCGGTGCATGCCGtcggttttgattttgattcttgatttTGTGTGCATTTCAGGTGGTGGAGGGAGGTTCGGAGCGGAGACGACGATGATCGCGGCGGCGACGGCGTGTTGTACAGTACGTTGCCGGAGGAGGACGATTCCGGCTTGGagattctgttgaatttgaggaaGAGAGACTCGGCTGAAGAAGGATTTTCAGGTCGGGAGTATGCCTTGGTGCCTGAACCGACTTGGTGCCGCGCTTTAATCCGGTGAGGAGCCTCTCTTCTTTGAATTTGCTCCTGATTTTCGGCATTGTTAAGTCATAATTGATTAGATTAGGGCTCTTTCTTAGGGTTTTGAAGTTGAAAAGAATGTGCAGTTTTTGTTAGATAGTACATTGCTCTGGAATTTTACTTGTCTGAATTCGATTACATTTGCATGCCACTAAGTTAGTGAATGTGGTCAGCTAAGCTTTTCGATTCATCCGTAATTTACTTGAATTGTGTGCATAAACCCTTGATTACTGCATCGTAGAAGAGAGACAAGGAAACCTAAGGTAACAAAAACTCAAATGGCGAATCTGATCAGAGCTTTGTTGTCATAGATGCATGACCTAATAGCTTTTATGTGATGATGGTTGCTTCTTTTCCACCCGTAGTAATGTCTATTTGTGCACTGCGGTTGTctgtaatattttttttggtgtGGCCCGACCTACATTATAGTGACATTTGTTAGTCCTCTTTTGTTGTAGGCATTATAATTTTGATGCAGCAGCAATGGATGATGGGAGCTCCTTTGGTGATGATGAGTTTCTGAAGGATGTCTTTTCCTTACAAATTAGGCTAATTGTTTCTTGGGAAACAAATTCTTTGGTTGTTAAGATCAGCCAAAAGGTTAGTTTTGTCAAcaaaattttttatatatccCTTCACTCTCGTTATGGTTCTGtattagatgaattttgatTATTAGTTATGGTAGTGTGATATTTTGTTATATGGTTTGCTGTAGTTCTTGATATTTAAATGCCTGTAAGAATAATACTCTTCTTTCGGGTCTGCTTGATAGAAACGTTCGGATTTTAAAGAGTGGAATTAAGGTTGGTTTTTTGCCCGTATAGGAAATTGGTGCCCTTGCCATGATATAAATGCAAAGGGTCTATATTTGGCACATGCATTGATCCTAGTATAATACAGCAATTGGAGGTCAGATTGGAATGGTTCTGTGATATTTGGTGGAAAGCCGGTGAACATGGTTTTAAGGGGGTAGTATAATCCTAGTCGGACGAATGCCATATAGGGGAATATCCGAATATGAGTCAGGTTAAGAAATATAGAAAGACTAAGTGGCAACTGCACAATTTTGATGGATAGTTTGATTTATTGCAGTTGACCTGCTCAATAGCTCATACGTCATTAGTAGCTTCAATTTTATTGGTTTCTTATCATCTGTATCTGAGTCTTGGATGCAATTTTCAGGATAATGCGGATGATTCTTTCAGGAGAGCGTACATTATTTTTGGTTCAGAGCCCAAGCCAGTGAGTTAATTGACAATGATTGTTAACGACTACTCAACAGTATTTTGTACGATTCTATCATGAGCTGATATTCACTTGTTCATGAATTATTGGACAGTTGCATATTTGGGACTTCTCAGGGCAGACAACCCAATTTTTCAGGAATGGCCGATTTAGTTTGCCAAATGACATTCCTGGACAACTGAACCAAGTGGTGATTCAATTTCtattctctttgtttttgccTTTCTAACTTGTATTTACTTTCACCAGAAAGTGGCAGCCAGAAATGTTAGGCTATTGAAATATAGTGAAATTTAGCTGTCgacaaaaagagaagaatgaTGAGGGAATTTGAATAGAAGAATTATGACACTTATGGTGGCTAAGGTCATCCGTATAGAGGGAATGATGagggaaaaaagagaaaaaaacaaactttTGGTTGGGATAAAATGGGTTTGTTATTATTTGTATATTTAAAGATGTCTGTGTGATCTTCCTAAGTTATCAAGAAAGATCACTGTCACTCTATGCTATTAGACTTTTTAAAGCTTTTGTTGGTGATTGCTATGATAATCTGAAGTAGGCAAGTAGGTCATTGTTGAAGTTCAGCACCTTGCATATCTGCATTAAGGAGCTTCGAGTAGCTTGTACGAATTGCTCATAAAGGGCTATTTTGTAAATCTCTTTAGGTTTACACGGTGAACGATTTTGGTGGATATGATTAGACGGTTACAGAAAATTGAATTGTGCTTTTTCAACAGTTTTCCcaagtatatataatttttcatgaaTGAAACCATAACTCCAGCAATTGAAAGATTTTCAAAGACAATGTGCTCTTCCCAGAAAGAACTGGAGGCATAATCAGGAAAAATACATTTTTTAAATACAAATGTCTACTCAACTTGATCATGAATGCACATTGTGCATTTTAGCTATAAACATAAATTTTTATGGCAGACTAAACTTAAATACTCAGTTACAAACCTGTAATATTTTCTTGCCTTATTTGCAGGTTTTCCTTGAATTGTATCTTCATGGGTTTTCAGAGGTCAGAGGTTGGAAGAGTGATGACATGGCTGAAAACCACTTCAGTATTGATGGTTGTTCTGTTAAAATGAATGGGAGCAGTGACTATGTCAATCCCTATTTAAACTCAGGAAACTCCGGGCCATGTGGTGTTATGTATAGGGGAGTTGGTTCTTTAGGCTTAACTGGAATAAAGAATCTTGGGAATACATGTTTTATGAATAGTGCAATTCAATGCCTGGTGCACACTCCAAAGCttgttgactattttctaGGAGATTACCAGAAGGACATGAACACTCAGAACCCATTGGGAATGAAAGTATGTAATTGCATGAAGATGTCTTAGTTTCTGTTTTGGAAGGTGGTGTCTTGACTTTCTTTGAATCTGTGTTACTACATCCCCAATTTTCAGGGAGAGCTGGCATCTGCATTTGGGGAATTATTGAGGAGAATATGGGCTCCTGGTTCAAGGACTGTGGCTCCTAGAATGTTCAAGCAAAAACTTGCCAGTTTTGCTCCTCAATTCAGTGGCTACAATCAACATGATTCCCAGGTTAGTGAGTGAACTTTATTGTCTGTATCTGTTTCCTAGGTATATGtatttacttttctttttgtatgaTAAATAAGTTTACCATTTTTAATTTGGTGAAGTGTTTCATTTAGGAACTGCTTGCTTTTTTGCTGGATGGCCTCCACGAGGATCTAAATCGTGTGAAATGCAAGCCATATTTTGAAGCTAAAGATGCTGAGGGTCGTCCAGATGAAGAAGTGGCAGAAGAA contains:
- the LOC126796910 gene encoding ubiquitin carboxyl-terminal hydrolase 8-like yields the protein MCLFKEKRSLYPKVGDYDLPIFPDPLFSPPPPPSPNPTSSLSSVSSTLHLFTSLARALASKTLALLFFSFFFTSMDDHNNPFASSSYSAANDDDPTDGWDFDLQSRNRAQRPRLLLDYHLDDDDVPDNATAEKVYLVPYRWWREVRSGDDDDRGGDGVLYSTLPEEDDSGLEILLNLRKRDSAEEGFSGREYALVPEPTWCRALIRHYNFDAAAMDDGSSFGDDEFLKDVFSLQIRLIVSWETNSLVVKISQKDNADDSFRRAYIIFGSEPKPLHIWDFSGQTTQFFRNGRFSLPNDIPGQLNQVVFLELYLHGFSEVRGWKSDDMAENHFSIDGCSVKMNGSSDYVNPYLNSGNSGPCGVMYRGVGSLGLTGIKNLGNTCFMNSAIQCLVHTPKLVDYFLGDYQKDMNTQNPLGMKGELASAFGELLRRIWAPGSRTVAPRMFKQKLASFAPQFSGYNQHDSQELLAFLLDGLHEDLNRVKCKPYFEAKDAEGRPDEEVAEEYWRNHLARNDSIIVNACQGQYRSKLVCPDCNKVSITFDPFMYLSLPLPSTTMRTMTVTVLSTDSAALPISCTVSVPISGKLIDLTDALSITCSLRDDETLLVAEIFRSRICRLLEDPSDSLGFVRDADKLVAYRLPKDFERSHLVVFLRLEKQMYYYNQEQDDIPLLASMPDPCYESDIRNIFLNSLKPFLKLDGDISDVSYDDSGNCANEDYDQEDDSSPIVWDNDSDTERGTVGEAHVNTDFKFYLGDSRKELEMNQLKVVSDWPWISRPNIPEVTVLWSEEMMSKYDTHLLTSVPVVFNNLMMSEESISLYKCLEAFLKEEPLGPEDMWFCPICKTPRQASKKLDLWRLPEILVIHLKRFSYDHYFKNKLETLVDFPVYDLDISTYITHHSSQLSSRYMLYAISNHYGGLGGGHYTAFVQLGKGSWYEFDDDRVSAVNEESIKTSAAYVLFYRRVPDV